A genome region from Sphingobacteriaceae bacterium GW460-11-11-14-LB5 includes the following:
- a CDS encoding MFS transporter produces MEKTVSIEDIQNFEGKYPKQLWHLSLVEMWERFCFYGMRGVLAFFMVEQLGLSDQKSNLQYGAIQAFVYAFTFIGGIFADKILGFRKSLFWGGALMIIGNLILAFSPHDLFYVGITLSIIGTGFFKPNVSSMVGELYHEKDNRRDAGYGLFYAGINVGGLLGGAMCIYLGKYYNWHLCFLSAALVMMFGLGTFIFTKKHLGPIGNSPLLHLKKSKQQFLEIAVYVGSILCIPMIYIMVRNTAFTDYFMYTIGIIALVYFLYETFKIKDQKAQYKLLAAFVFIFCYFIFMAISEQSGGSLSLFAKDNLDHKILFFNIDPNVVNNSANSFFVIVFSPIVGILWLGLYKRKIEPNTVVKFGIGFLLLALSFYVFYATRFFANVQGISSLNVFTLAYLLLTLGELCLGPIGMSIITKLSPKKMFGMMMGLWFLSSAFGQLAAGKLGAEMSSIDDASLSAKLMAYTEGYKTLALYSLIAGLALILFSQLVKKLMQEVR; encoded by the coding sequence ATGGAAAAAACAGTTTCAATAGAAGATATTCAGAATTTTGAAGGTAAATACCCGAAACAACTCTGGCATTTATCGTTGGTAGAAATGTGGGAACGTTTCTGTTTTTACGGCATGCGTGGGGTATTGGCCTTTTTCATGGTCGAACAACTGGGTTTGAGCGATCAAAAATCGAACCTGCAGTATGGTGCGATACAAGCCTTTGTTTATGCCTTTACTTTTATAGGTGGTATTTTTGCCGATAAAATTTTAGGGTTCAGAAAATCGCTCTTTTGGGGCGGGGCTTTAATGATTATCGGGAACTTAATCCTAGCCTTCTCCCCTCATGATTTATTTTATGTAGGAATTACCTTATCCATTATTGGAACAGGTTTTTTCAAACCCAATGTTTCATCAATGGTGGGCGAATTATACCATGAGAAAGATAATCGCAGAGATGCCGGTTATGGACTTTTTTATGCCGGTATCAATGTTGGCGGCTTGTTGGGTGGTGCCATGTGTATTTATCTCGGTAAATATTACAACTGGCATTTGTGTTTCCTGTCTGCAGCGCTGGTGATGATGTTTGGTTTAGGTACATTCATTTTCACCAAAAAGCATTTAGGCCCGATTGGGAATTCGCCTTTACTGCACCTTAAAAAATCTAAACAGCAATTTTTGGAAATAGCTGTTTATGTAGGTTCTATTTTGTGTATCCCAATGATTTATATCATGGTAAGAAACACAGCCTTTACCGATTATTTCATGTACACCATAGGCATTATTGCTTTGGTTTATTTCCTGTATGAAACGTTTAAGATAAAAGATCAAAAAGCACAATATAAACTATTGGCAGCTTTCGTTTTTATCTTCTGTTATTTCATTTTCATGGCCATATCCGAGCAGAGCGGAGGTTCCCTATCGTTATTTGCGAAGGACAATCTGGACCATAAAATCCTCTTTTTCAATATCGATCCGAATGTGGTGAACAACAGCGCTAACTCGTTCTTTGTGATTGTTTTTAGTCCGATTGTGGGTATTTTATGGCTGGGCTTATACAAACGCAAAATTGAACCCAATACCGTGGTAAAATTCGGGATCGGCTTCCTTTTATTGGCCTTAAGTTTTTATGTTTTTTACGCCACCAGGTTCTTCGCCAATGTACAGGGTATTAGCTCGTTAAATGTATTTACCTTAGCCTATTTATTATTAACGTTAGGCGAACTTTGTTTGGGACCGATAGGCATGTCGATCATTACTAAACTTTCGCCAAAGAAAATGTTCGGAATGATGATGGGGCTTTGGTTTTTATCAAGTGCCTTTGGCCAATTGGCTGCCGGAAAACTGGGGGCAGAAATGTCGAGTATTGATGATGCATCGTTATCGGCTAAATTAATGGCCTATACCGAAGGTTATAAAACATTGGCTTTATATTCTTTAATTGCAGGTTTGGCGCTGATTCTCTTTTCGCAACTGGTTAAAAAGTTAATGCAGGAGGTGAGGTAA
- a CDS encoding Arc family DNA binding domain-containing protein, whose amino-acid sequence MAEKDKKAFVLRISPALLKEVETWAADEFRSTNGQIEFLLTQAIKSRKKGKAKEE is encoded by the coding sequence ATGGCGGAGAAAGATAAAAAAGCTTTTGTATTAAGAATTAGTCCTGCTTTATTAAAAGAAGTAGAAACCTGGGCTGCTGACGAGTTTAGAAGTACGAACGGACAGATCGAGTTTCTGCTTACGCAGGCGATAAAATCCAGAAAAAAAGGCAAAGCTAAGGAAGAATAG
- a CDS encoding band 7 protein codes for MYQEKIINPPSGYLTFALCIALLGASIFCFVSEIFLWGGILLAIDIFLIFPGFLIINPNQSMVLTLFGKYIGTVKADGFFWVNPLTAKRRLSLKANNLNGQQLKVNDKLGNPIEIAAVVVWKVNETAKAVFSVENYMQYVNIQSEAAVRHLANIFPYDHAEGEETSITLKDGADKVSELLENELNERLSRAGIEVLEARISHLAYAPEIASAMLQRQQATAVIAARKLIVEGAVGMVEMALEKLSQKGIVELDEERKAAMVSNLLVVLCGDRHVQPVVNTGTLYN; via the coding sequence ATGTATCAGGAAAAAATTATCAATCCGCCATCAGGCTATCTAACATTCGCACTATGCATCGCATTGCTGGGCGCTTCCATTTTTTGCTTTGTTTCAGAAATCTTTCTCTGGGGAGGGATTTTACTGGCCATAGATATATTTTTAATCTTCCCGGGCTTTTTAATCATCAACCCCAATCAATCGATGGTACTTACGCTGTTCGGAAAGTATATCGGTACGGTAAAAGCTGATGGATTTTTCTGGGTAAATCCCCTAACCGCTAAAAGACGTTTATCATTAAAAGCCAACAATTTAAACGGACAGCAGTTAAAAGTTAACGATAAACTGGGCAACCCGATCGAAATTGCTGCTGTGGTGGTTTGGAAAGTAAATGAAACAGCTAAGGCTGTGTTTTCTGTCGAAAATTACATGCAATACGTAAACATACAAAGTGAAGCCGCTGTAAGGCACCTGGCCAACATTTTTCCTTATGATCATGCTGAGGGCGAAGAAACCAGCATCACTTTAAAAGATGGTGCGGATAAAGTGAGTGAACTGTTAGAAAACGAACTGAACGAACGTTTATCGAGAGCAGGTATCGAAGTTTTAGAAGCCAGGATTTCGCATTTGGCTTATGCACCAGAAATTGCGAGCGCCATGTTACAGCGTCAGCAGGCTACAGCGGTTATTGCAGCCCGTAAATTAATAGTAGAAGGCGCTGTAGGCATGGTAGAAATGGCCTTAGAGAAATTATCACAAAAAGGAATTGTTGAGCTGGATGAAGAACGCAAAGCCGCCATGGTGAGTAATTTACTGGTCGTGCTTTGTGGCGATCGCCATGTACAGCCTGTGGTAAATACCGGAACCTTATATAATTAA
- a CDS encoding MFS transporter codes for MPTTNQTKHPKGLKFLFLSEMWERFGYYLMIGIFTLYLKDVKTGFAMTEAESADLYGTFIALVFLTPFLGGLIADRYLGYAKSIIIGGIMMGVGYCLMGVHNLPMLYLAMTLVIFGNGFFKPNISTLLGNIYSTPEYVAKKDDGYNIFYMGINVGAFICNFFGAALYIMLGWEYAFFAAGVGMFIGVAVFIIGLKHYRSFDVKKGIMDGDMSFLKICLLILLPSVVAGVIGWIVPTKLIGHPLVGSTSTDAFIFACFPVIYFYSTLFFKASKEEKRPIAALLTIFVVVILFWAVFKQNGTALTTWADRYTDRSLTNTTAKNTFSKFSLSQNITYKKDSVALYDNAFRLQKVDGVVQKEYNYPTYFKNVPAAELPQEGGTVELWATNLSQSINPAWVILLTPLIVSFFTWLRRRGKEPSTATKIIFGIFISAISVLVMVTAVYIGKNGAEKVSVLWLMGTYGVITIGELFLSPMGLSLVSKLSPVRITSLMMGGWFVSTSIGNKLSGVLATLWDTYEDKSNFFWVNFSLLMGSAIIGFALLKWLNNIMKEYGIK; via the coding sequence ATGCCCACAACAAACCAAACTAAACATCCCAAAGGCTTAAAATTTCTTTTTTTATCTGAAATGTGGGAACGTTTTGGTTATTATTTAATGATAGGCATTTTTACGCTTTATTTAAAAGATGTAAAAACTGGTTTTGCCATGACGGAGGCAGAATCTGCCGATTTATACGGAACATTTATTGCTTTAGTATTTTTAACCCCTTTTTTAGGCGGCTTAATTGCCGACAGGTACCTGGGTTACGCCAAGTCTATCATTATAGGCGGCATCATGATGGGTGTGGGATACTGCTTAATGGGCGTTCATAATTTACCGATGCTTTATTTGGCCATGACCCTCGTTATTTTTGGCAACGGCTTTTTTAAACCCAATATTTCTACCCTATTGGGCAATATTTACTCTACGCCAGAGTATGTGGCTAAAAAAGACGATGGTTACAATATTTTTTACATGGGTATCAATGTTGGGGCCTTTATCTGCAACTTTTTTGGCGCTGCCTTATATATTATGCTGGGTTGGGAATATGCCTTCTTTGCAGCTGGTGTAGGTATGTTTATTGGTGTAGCCGTATTTATTATTGGCCTTAAACATTACCGGTCTTTCGATGTTAAAAAGGGTATTATGGATGGCGACATGTCATTTCTAAAAATCTGCTTACTAATTCTTTTACCTTCGGTAGTTGCAGGTGTGATTGGCTGGATAGTGCCAACTAAATTAATCGGCCACCCGCTGGTAGGATCTACCAGTACAGATGCCTTTATATTTGCCTGTTTCCCTGTGATTTACTTTTACAGCACCTTATTTTTTAAAGCCAGTAAAGAAGAAAAAAGGCCTATTGCCGCATTACTTACCATATTTGTAGTTGTAATTTTGTTCTGGGCGGTTTTTAAACAAAACGGTACTGCCCTAACCACCTGGGCCGATCGGTATACCGATAGAAGCCTAACCAATACCACCGCAAAAAACACTTTTTCTAAGTTTAGCTTATCGCAAAATATCACCTATAAAAAAGATAGTGTAGCCTTATACGACAACGCATTCCGCCTCCAGAAAGTTGATGGTGTGGTGCAGAAAGAATACAACTACCCAACCTATTTCAAAAATGTACCAGCTGCCGAATTGCCTCAGGAAGGTGGCACAGTAGAATTATGGGCAACAAACTTAAGCCAGTCGATCAACCCGGCATGGGTAATTCTGTTAACCCCGTTAATTGTATCCTTTTTTACCTGGTTAAGGCGCCGCGGTAAAGAACCGAGTACCGCCACAAAAATTATATTCGGGATATTCATCTCGGCTATATCGGTATTGGTGATGGTTACCGCAGTATATATCGGAAAAAATGGAGCCGAAAAAGTATCTGTTCTCTGGCTAATGGGAACTTATGGCGTAATTACCATTGGCGAATTATTTCTAAGTCCGATGGGCTTATCACTGGTATCAAAATTAAGTCCGGTAAGGATAACTTCTTTAATGATGGGCGGTTGGTTCGTATCTACCTCAATAGGCAATAAACTTTCGGGCGTACTGGCAACCTTATGGGATACTTATGAAGACAAATCCAATTTCTTTTGGGTAAACTTCTCCTTATTGATGGGCTCGGCCATAATCGGTTTTGCTTTATTAAAATGGCTAAACAATATTATGAAAGAATACGGCATCAAATAA
- a CDS encoding acetyl-CoA acetyltransferase (Catalyzes the synthesis of acetoacetyl coenzyme A from two molecules of acetyl coenzyme A. It can also act as a thiolase, catalyzing the reverse reaction and generating two-carbon units from the four-carbon product of fatty acid oxidation): MKEVVIVSAVRTPIGSFGGSLAQFSATQLGGFAIKAAIEKAGLKPEQIQEVYMGNVLSANLGQAPATQAAKFAGLPDLPATTINKVCASGTKAIMLAAQSIANGDNEIIVAGGMESMSNVPYYLDKARNGYRLGHGQITDGLVKDGLWDVYNDYHMGSAAELCATECNINREAQDNFAISSYKRAQAAQTSGKFANEIVAIEVKDRKGDITLVDTDDEPTAVKFDKIPSLKPVFKKDGTVTAANASTLNDGAAALVLMSADKAKELGLTPLAKILGYADAQQAPEWFTTAPSKAIPLALHKANVNINDVDFFEINEAFAVVSIANNQLLALNDNQVNVNGGAVSLGHPLGASGARIVVTLLSVLAQNDGKIGVAGICNGGGGASALVIGKL, from the coding sequence ATGAAAGAAGTTGTAATTGTATCAGCTGTGCGAACGCCTATTGGCAGTTTTGGAGGCTCATTAGCTCAATTTTCTGCTACCCAGCTTGGTGGTTTTGCCATTAAAGCAGCCATTGAAAAAGCCGGATTAAAACCAGAACAGATCCAGGAAGTATACATGGGTAATGTTTTATCTGCAAACTTAGGACAAGCACCCGCAACACAAGCCGCTAAATTTGCCGGTTTACCAGATTTACCTGCCACTACCATAAATAAAGTATGCGCTTCGGGCACTAAAGCAATTATGCTTGCGGCACAAAGTATTGCAAATGGCGACAACGAAATTATAGTTGCCGGCGGAATGGAAAGCATGAGTAATGTTCCCTATTATCTCGATAAAGCCAGAAACGGCTATCGCCTGGGGCATGGACAGATTACAGACGGTTTGGTAAAAGATGGTCTGTGGGATGTGTACAACGATTACCACATGGGTTCAGCAGCAGAACTTTGTGCTACCGAATGTAATATCAATCGCGAGGCACAAGATAATTTCGCCATAAGCTCTTACAAAAGAGCGCAAGCGGCACAAACTTCAGGTAAATTTGCCAATGAAATTGTGGCCATTGAAGTTAAAGACCGTAAAGGCGACATTACTTTGGTTGACACCGATGATGAGCCAACAGCCGTTAAGTTTGATAAAATACCTTCACTAAAACCTGTTTTCAAAAAAGATGGAACCGTAACTGCTGCAAATGCATCTACCTTAAATGATGGCGCAGCAGCATTGGTTTTAATGAGCGCCGATAAGGCAAAAGAACTCGGTTTAACACCCCTGGCTAAAATTTTAGGCTATGCTGATGCACAACAGGCGCCCGAATGGTTTACAACTGCCCCTTCAAAAGCAATTCCACTCGCATTACACAAAGCCAATGTAAATATCAATGATGTAGATTTTTTCGAGATCAACGAAGCTTTTGCTGTGGTTTCTATCGCGAACAATCAACTTTTAGCATTAAACGACAATCAGGTTAATGTTAATGGCGGCGCGGTTTCATTGGGTCACCCGCTTGGTGCATCTGGTGCCCGAATTGTGGTTACCTTACTTTCGGTACTGGCACAAAACGACGGAAAAATCGGTGTTGCCGGAATTTGTAACGGAGGCGGCGGCGCAAGCGCATTAGTTATCGGGAAATTATAA
- a CDS encoding MFS transporter produces the protein MTSTPNQSKGHPKGLYVLFATEMWERFNYYGMRAILVLFMTKALLFDKAFASNLYGSYTGLVYLTPLIGGYVADRFWGNKKSIITGGLMMALGEFILFFCAMLYQSNEQLSTFLFFTGLGFMIAGNGFFKPNISSLVGQLYPKGDKRSDAAYTIFYMGINVGGALGPIVCGFLGDTGNPLDFKWAFLAGGIAMLLGVLVQIMYQKKYVIAPDGKELGTIPAGAPKSTLNPAVIGFGLAAFSALMIGLFYIDAKVFSFLTYLLIASVLFIAFVIFSDKSLSKIEKQRIGVIFIVAFFVIFFWSAFEQAGASLTFFAEEQTQRDLGFLKVPASIFASLNSIFVVAFAPLFAWLWIKLGKKEPSSPTKMAIGLLLLALGYLWIAFGVKDVSSSIKVSMMWLIGMYALHTCGELCLSPIGLSLVNKLAPLKFGSLLMAVWFLANAAANKFAGILSGLYPPGVAEIKQAAGAGINLQPILSKTVTPTAAELAKLKDLKIPFEYQSIVGIQINSLYEFFMMFVVMAGIASLILFAITKKLQKMMHQDILD, from the coding sequence ATGACATCAACACCAAATCAATCTAAAGGTCATCCAAAGGGGTTATACGTGTTATTTGCCACAGAAATGTGGGAGCGTTTCAACTACTATGGAATGAGGGCAATCCTTGTTTTATTTATGACAAAGGCCTTATTATTTGATAAAGCATTCGCTTCTAACCTTTATGGTAGTTACACCGGATTGGTTTATTTAACGCCACTAATCGGCGGCTATGTAGCCGATCGTTTCTGGGGAAATAAAAAATCGATTATAACAGGCGGATTAATGATGGCACTGGGAGAGTTTATCCTATTTTTCTGTGCCATGTTATACCAAAGTAATGAACAACTCTCCACCTTTTTGTTTTTTACCGGACTTGGCTTTATGATTGCCGGAAACGGTTTTTTCAAACCAAATATTTCCTCATTGGTTGGACAATTGTATCCGAAAGGCGATAAAAGAAGTGACGCTGCTTATACTATTTTTTACATGGGTATAAACGTGGGTGGTGCTTTAGGTCCTATTGTGTGTGGCTTTTTAGGCGATACCGGAAATCCTTTGGATTTTAAATGGGCATTCTTAGCTGGCGGTATAGCGATGTTATTAGGTGTTTTGGTGCAAATCATGTATCAGAAGAAATATGTAATTGCACCTGATGGAAAAGAATTGGGAACCATTCCGGCTGGCGCACCAAAAAGCACATTAAACCCTGCCGTAATTGGTTTTGGCTTAGCTGCATTTTCGGCTTTAATGATCGGATTATTTTACATCGATGCAAAAGTATTCAGCTTTTTAACTTACTTATTAATCGCATCGGTATTGTTTATTGCCTTTGTTATTTTCTCAGATAAATCATTAAGTAAAATTGAGAAACAGCGGATTGGTGTAATCTTCATTGTTGCCTTTTTCGTTATATTTTTCTGGAGTGCCTTCGAACAGGCAGGTGCCTCTTTAACTTTCTTTGCAGAAGAGCAAACCCAGCGGGATTTAGGTTTCTTAAAAGTACCGGCAAGTATCTTTGCCTCCCTAAACTCAATATTCGTAGTAGCCTTTGCACCTTTATTTGCCTGGTTGTGGATTAAGCTAGGTAAAAAAGAACCTTCATCGCCAACTAAAATGGCCATTGGTTTATTGTTACTGGCCCTTGGTTACCTGTGGATTGCTTTTGGTGTAAAAGACGTGTCTTCATCCATTAAAGTGAGCATGATGTGGTTAATTGGTATGTATGCTTTACACACCTGCGGAGAACTTTGTTTATCTCCAATCGGTTTATCTTTGGTAAACAAACTGGCACCCTTAAAATTCGGTTCATTATTAATGGCTGTTTGGTTTTTAGCCAACGCAGCAGCCAATAAGTTTGCTGGTATTTTAAGTGGTTTATACCCTCCGGGCGTGGCCGAAATTAAACAAGCTGCCGGAGCTGGCATTAACTTACAGCCCATTTTATCTAAAACGGTTACGCCAACCGCGGCAGAACTGGCAAAATTAAAAGACTTAAAAATTCCTTTCGAATATCAGTCGATCGTAGGCATCCAGATTAATTCGTTATACGAGTTTTTCATGATGTTTGTAGTGATGGCCGGAATTGCATCTTTAATTTTATTTGCAATTACCAAGAAATTACAAAAAATGATGCATCAGGATATTCTTGACTAA